Proteins co-encoded in one Salvia splendens isolate huo1 chromosome 4, SspV2, whole genome shotgun sequence genomic window:
- the LOC121798081 gene encoding KH domain-containing protein HEN4-like gives MSQRGRGPHGVSDYSASEGGKRRNGIDEKEQNSIGMEHTVYRYLCPLRKIGSIIGIGGDIAKQLRSETHAKIRISETIPGCDERVVTIYSTSDETNSYENGQVSPAQDALFRVHGKVVAEEQPVNGGTSEETLQITVRLLVPSDQIGCVIGKGGHIVQNIRNETHAQIRILGSDHLPPCALSSDELIQINGEATVVKNALCQVAFRLHDNPSRSQQSILTSPSIYRSGISFNNTNLGGAPASLMGPYRNHRKDREWSSVAREFSLRLVCPTENLGAVIGKGGSVVKQIRQDSGAFIVVDSANADGDNCIISVSAMEMLEAPSRTIDAIMRLQPRCSEKIERDSGDPVITTRFLVPSSRIGCIIGKGGAIIKEMRSSSRANIRIFSDESIPKVASEDDEMVQVSGELNAAKNAMLQVMQRLRANILESDGSSSAFPILAPPIEAFQGQAYVNRDNRMHNHVHSAYSGGYSSKTLPRTDNYGSYDDPQMVHGSGYEAYAAY, from the exons ATGAGCCAACGAGGAAGGGGACCTCATGGTGTATCTGATTACTCTGCAAGTGAAGGAGGGAAAAGAAGAAATGGGATTGACGAAAAGGAACAAAATTCGATTGGAATGGAGCATACAGTTTATCGATATTTATGCCCGTTGAGGAAAATTGGGAGCATTATTGGCATTGGTGGGGATATTGCTAAGCAGCTGAGATCTGAAACTCATGCAAAGATAAGGATTAGTGAGACCATACCAGGCTGTGATGAACGTGTTGTCACCATCTACAGCACGAGCGATGAGACCAACAGTTATGAAAACGGACAAGTTTCCCCTGCTCAGGATGCCCTGTTTAGGGTGCATGGCAAGGTGGTGGCCGAGGAGCAGCCTGTGAATGGTGGCACTTCTGAGGAGACCCTGCAGATCACAGTGCGATTGCTTGTCCCATCGGATCAGATAGGTTGTGTGATTGGCAAAGGTGGGCATATAGTTCAGAATATACGCAATGAAACTCATGCTCAGATCAGAATCTTGGGCAGCGACCATTTACCGCCTTGTGCtctgagctccgatgagctcaTCCAG ATAAATGGCGAAGCCACTGTTGTGAAGAATGCCCTCTGTCAAGTGGCTTTTCGTCTTCATGATAACCCCTCCCGGTCACAGCAGTCAATATTGACTTCGCCAAGCATATATAGATCTGGAATTTCATTTAATAACACGAATCTTGGTGGAGCGCCGGCCTCCTTGATGGGTCCTTACAGGAATCACAGAAAAGACAGGGAATGGTCTTCTGTTGCCAGAGAATTCTCACTTCGTTTAGTTTGTCCAACTGAAAATCTTGGTGCTGTGATTGGTAAAGGTGGTTCTGTTGTTAAACAAATAAGACAGGACTCGGGTGCGTTTATTGTAGTTGATAGTGCTAATGCTGACGGAGATAACTGTATAATATCGGTTTCTGCTATGGAG ATGCTCGAAGCACCATCCCGAACTATAGATGCAATAATGCGGTTGCAACCACGGTGTAGTGAGAAAATAGAAAGAGATTCAGGCGATCCTGTGATCACAACGCGTTTTCTGGTTCCGAGCTCAAGAATTGGATGCATCATTGGCAAAGGAGGGGCTATCATAAAAGAGATGAGAAGTAGCTCTAGAGCAAATATTCGAATTTTTTCTGATGAAAGCATTCCCAAAGTTGCATCCGAAGACGATGAGATGGTCCAG GTAAGTGGAGAACTGAATGCCGCTAAAAATGCAATGTTACAAGTAATGCAACGGCTGAGGGCCAACATACTTGAGAGTGATGGAAGCTCGTCAGCATTTCCTATACTTGCTCCACCGATTGAGGCGTTTCAAGGGCAAGCATATGTAAATCGTGATAACAGAATGCATAATCATGTACATTCAGCTTACTCCGGTGGGTACAGTAGCAAAACCTTGCCTCGAACCGACAATTATGGGAGCTACGATGATCCTC